From the Streptococcus hyointestinalis genome, the window ACGGTCTAAAAATGCCTCTGCTAGGGTTTGGTGTCTACCAAGTCCCCGACCTAGCGGAGTGTGAGCGTGTGGTTAGCGACGCCATTCAGACAGGCTATCGCTTGATTGACACCGCACAAGCTTATGGAAATGAAGAAGCTGTCGGCAGAGCCATCCAAAAGTCAGACATCCCACGAGAGGACTTTTTCATCACGAGTAAAATCTGGATCAGCAACTTCGGCTATGAAAAGGCGAAAACGTCTATCGAAAAAAGCCTTGCTAGACTACAGACAGACTATATCGACCTCATGCTCTTACACCAGCCTTTTAACGACTACTACGGCGCTTATCGGGCTTTGGAGGAGTACTATAAGGCTGGGAAAATCAAGGCTATCGGTGTGAGCAATTTTAGCCCAGACCGTCTAGCTGACTTGGCGATATTTAACGACATCACGCCCATGGTCAATCAGGTGGAAACGCATGTCTTTAACCAGCAGTTAGAGGCGCAAAAGACCATGGCTGAGTATGGTGTGCAGATTGAGTCTTGGGGACCTTTTGCCGAAGGAAAGAACAACCTCTTCACCAATGAGACCTTGGTTAGAATCGGCAAGCAATACAACAAAACAGCGGCTCAAGTAGCTCTGCGTTACTTGATTCAACAAGGAATCGTAGCCATTCCTAAGACTGTTCATAAGGAGCGTATGACGCAAAACTTGGACATTTTTGACTTTAGTCTCAGTGATGAGGATATGGCTGACATCCTCCAGCTTGATAAGGGAGAAAGTCAGTTTTTATCTCATGTTGACCCAGAGACGGTCAAGAGGCTATCTGCTTTTACCATTGATTAAGGAGGAATTATCATGGTCAAACAAACCGCAGGACGTGACCAACTTGGTGACTTTGCACCGACCTTTGCAGCGCCCAATGATGATGTGCTCTTTGGTCAGGTCTGGTCACGTGAAAAAGAGCTGTCTCCAAAGCTACGTTCCATTGTCACAGTGACAGCACTCATGACACAGGGCAGCTTTGAGCAGTTAGGCTATCATCTGACAACTGCCAAGAAAAATGGCGTCACCAAGGATGAGATAGCTGAAATCATCACCCACGCCGCCTTTTACATCGGCTGGCCCAAAGCTTGGTCCGCTTTTAACCAGGCTAAAACCATCTGGACAGATGAGGACTAATCGACTTGCTAAAAGCAGGTCGTTTTTGTCTGCTTGAAAAGCTCCAAAGTGACAAAATGGGCTAAAAACGTTATACTAAAAGCATGGTAGACAAGAAGAAATTATTATTGATTGACGGGTCATCTGTGGCCTATCGTGCGTTTTTTGCGCTTTACAATCAGATCGAGCGCTTTAAAAATCCAAATGGTCTGCACACCAATGCCATCTATGGTTTCCACTTGATGTTAAACCACTTACTGGAGCGTGTGGAGCCGACTCATGTCTTGGTGGCTTTTGATGCGGGCAAGACCACTTTTAGAACGGAGATGTACAGTGACTACAAGGCAGGTCGGGCGAAGACACCAGATGAGTTTCGTGAGCAGCTGCCTTATATCCGTGAGCTGCTTAGTCATTTGGGCATTTGCTACTATGATTTGGCGCAGTACGAGGCAGATGACATCATCGGTACCGTGGATAAGCTGGCCGAGGATGAGGAGAGCTATGATGTGACCATCGTCTCAGGGGACAAAGACCTCATCCAGCTGACGGATAAGAACACGGTCGTTGAGATTTCCCAAAAAGGTGTGGCAGAGTTTGAGGAGTACACGCCAGACTACCTCATGGAAAAGATGGGCATCACACCGAGCCAGTTTATCGACCTCAAGGCGCTGATGGGCGATAAGTCGGACAATATCCCAGGGGTGACCAAGGTCGGTGAAAAGACAGCCCTCAAACTGCTGCTAAACTACAGCAGTTTGGAAGGGGTCTACGAGCATATCGATGAGATGAAAGCGTCCAAGATGAAAGAAAATCTCATCAACGACAAAGAAAAAGCCTTTCTCTCAAAGACTCTAGCAACCATCAACACCCAAGCACCAATCACCATCGGGCTTGAGGACATTGTCTATAAGGGCGCTGATGTGGAGAAACTCTCTGCTTTTTACGACGAGATGGGTTTCAAGCAGTTCAAGGCAAATCTCACTAAAGACACCCCAAAAGAAGATTTTGAAGTGGATTATCAAGTGATTGATGATGTGGACAGCTTGTCAGCGGATATGTTTT encodes:
- a CDS encoding aldo/keto reductase is translated as MEYVTLSNGLKMPLLGFGVYQVPDLAECERVVSDAIQTGYRLIDTAQAYGNEEAVGRAIQKSDIPREDFFITSKIWISNFGYEKAKTSIEKSLARLQTDYIDLMLLHQPFNDYYGAYRALEEYYKAGKIKAIGVSNFSPDRLADLAIFNDITPMVNQVETHVFNQQLEAQKTMAEYGVQIESWGPFAEGKNNLFTNETLVRIGKQYNKTAAQVALRYLIQQGIVAIPKTVHKERMTQNLDIFDFSLSDEDMADILQLDKGESQFLSHVDPETVKRLSAFTID
- a CDS encoding carboxymuconolactone decarboxylase family protein, with the translated sequence MMVKQTAGRDQLGDFAPTFAAPNDDVLFGQVWSREKELSPKLRSIVTVTALMTQGSFEQLGYHLTTAKKNGVTKDEIAEIITHAAFYIGWPKAWSAFNQAKTIWTDED